The proteins below come from a single Falco rusticolus isolate bFalRus1 chromosome 8, bFalRus1.pri, whole genome shotgun sequence genomic window:
- the TMEM177 gene encoding transmembrane protein 177 — protein sequence MAVRFLQKASVWLKKRKITLLAVSCVGLFGANLSYHVFPEQTFKLLHECWSEGQPAELSQRLCGVFQDVLQDTAVKSTESYRAFAASGFHPVSAGIPWLPAGSLVGIPPNFDSTIEDKKGIVNHVVVINGKKVDWESNEGVALKEALTFSLGAQKFAIARELMYLQSSSPLVSAVVAPTCLAGTFICGRVIKLLLGLSPGPVILRTICNLVTATGGLLCYYISYDAVTYHLDCKADRKAATVSKDYARGGVEFYDKILSRNRILRGLMGKEGIKMYAPSGNLFPRYWFRIKYTPYTYRRDLIVNILRELQA from the coding sequence ATGGCAGTGCGGTTCCTGCAGAAGGCATCTGTGTGGTTGAAGAAGCGCAAGATCACTTTGTTGGCTGTTTCTTGCGTGGGACTGTTTGGCGCTAACCTTTCCTATCATGTGTTTCCTGAGCAGACATTCAAACTGTTGCACGAGTGCTGGTCAGAGGGGCAGCCAGCTGAGCTTTCACAGAGGCTCTGTGGTGTCTTTCAGGATGTCCTTCAGGATACTGCTGTGAAGTCCACCGAGTCCTATCGAGCCTTTGCAGCTTCTGGCTTCCACCCTGTGAGTGCTGGTAtcccctggctgcctgcaggctcttTGGTGGGCATCCCGCCTAACTTTGATAGCACAATTGAGGATAAAAAAGGAATAGTCAACCATGTTGTTGTGATCAATGGCAAGAAAGTAGACTGGGAGAGCAATGAAGGTGTTGCTTTGAAGGAAGCTCTGACATTTTCACTTGGAGCTCAGAAGTTTGCCATTGCCAGAGAACTTATGtatttgcagagcagcagccctttGGTAAGTGCAGTTGTGGCTCCAACTTGCTTAGCTGGTACATTTATCTGTGGGAGAGTTATAAAGCTACTTCTGGGTTTATCTCCTGGCCCCGTAATACTTCGCACCATCTGTAACCTCGTAACTGCCACTGGTGGGCTACTGTGCTATTACATTTCTTATGACGCCGTGACCTATCACCTAGACTGCAAGGCTGACAGAAAGGCAGCTACTGTTTCCAAAGACTATGCCAGAGGTGGGGTTGAATTTTATGACAAAATCCTGTCCCGCAACAGGATTCTTCGTGGTCTGATGGGCAAAGAAGGGATAAAAATGTATGCCCCGAGTGGTAACCTTTTCCCAAGGTACTGGTTCAGAATAAAGTATACCCCGTACACTTACCGAAGAGATTTGattgttaatattttaagagAGCTCCAGGCATAG